One part of the Marinobacterium rhizophilum genome encodes these proteins:
- a CDS encoding extracellular catalytic domain type 2 short-chain-length polyhydroxyalkanoate depolymerase, whose protein sequence is MAVLSASLGLSHAALGAELPAVGADIQRTSVSGLSSGAFMTSQLYVAYSDIMVGAGIVAGGPYLCAKSWSLSPLVINATTTCMNPLTAAVGPNTPLLVTLSESLADAGDIAPLDNLKDDHIYIFSGQKDKTVTTAVVDQTKAYFEAIGVPASAIQYDTSVAAGHALITNSSEDTDCPVTAAPYINDCDFEQSNRIIGQIYTDMKPPASILSSDILAFDQSAFIDSKTTSMSETAYAYIPATCQAGKACAVHVVFHGCKQGAAVIGDKYYADTGYNYVAEANDLIMLYPQVQPSNAAPLNPEGCWDFWGYSSPGDAQPDFYSRKAPQINAVYRMIERLSQPHPL, encoded by the coding sequence ATGGCCGTGCTGAGCGCTTCTCTTGGACTGAGCCATGCCGCTCTTGGTGCTGAACTGCCTGCCGTTGGCGCCGATATCCAGCGCACCTCGGTATCCGGCCTGTCCTCCGGCGCCTTCATGACATCACAACTGTATGTGGCCTACTCCGACATCATGGTCGGTGCCGGCATCGTCGCTGGCGGCCCCTACCTGTGTGCCAAGTCCTGGTCCCTGAGCCCGCTGGTGATCAACGCCACCACCACCTGCATGAACCCGCTCACTGCCGCGGTGGGCCCCAATACGCCCCTGCTGGTGACACTCAGCGAGTCACTGGCCGACGCCGGCGACATAGCGCCGCTGGACAACCTCAAGGACGATCACATCTATATCTTCAGCGGCCAGAAAGACAAAACCGTGACCACCGCGGTGGTTGATCAGACCAAAGCCTACTTTGAAGCCATCGGCGTACCCGCCAGTGCCATCCAGTACGATACCAGCGTCGCCGCCGGTCACGCCCTGATAACCAACAGCAGTGAGGACACCGATTGCCCCGTCACCGCCGCGCCCTATATCAATGACTGCGACTTCGAACAGTCCAACCGCATCATCGGGCAGATATACACCGACATGAAACCGCCGGCCAGCATTCTGAGCAGCGATATTCTGGCGTTTGACCAGTCGGCCTTTATCGACTCGAAAACCACCAGCATGAGCGAAACCGCCTACGCCTACATTCCGGCCACCTGCCAGGCGGGCAAGGCGTGCGCAGTGCATGTGGTATTTCACGGCTGCAAGCAGGGTGCTGCGGTCATCGGCGACAAGTACTACGCCGATACCGGCTACAACTACGTGGCCGAAGCCAACGACCTGATTATGCTCTACCCGCAGGTACAACCTTCGAACGCTGCGCCCCTGAACCCGGAAGGCTGCTGGGATTTCTGGGGTTATTCATCGCCGGGCGACGCCCAGCCGGATTTCTATTCACGCAAGGCGCCGCAGATCAACGCCGTCTACCGCATGATAGAACGCCTGTCCCAACCGCACCCACTGTAA
- a CDS encoding sigma-54-dependent Fis family transcriptional regulator, with protein MNRHNSQRHHPRAPETGKTQQGAPQQAAPEILGSWQRCIEDYHLDPGRSLRVPRLSDSELQEARSLQDSLLHSADPVFERLRHLGGNSGYCVLVSDANGIVLREYIDSNRGQELAEKGLSVGTVWSENLVGTNGLGTCLATGEALTVYAGEHFGRELQRFSCSSAPLIAPDGDIIGTLDISTYAQGDKIGQGLALNLVCDTADQIEAAMFRYAYARHHLLALVRSPLADAGQSNALLAVNDSGWILGATSAALLQLGVLERCLIVGQGLATLTGASLEDVQRAPWSLQQGQGSGCWLMRLAGDTPRPHAPAPAASNSAARPHIDSQLYRAAGGDPTLQRNADICHRVLNRDICILLQGETGTGKEVWARAIHDSSARHDKPFVTLNCAAIPESLIESELFGYSAGTFTGGLKGGKVGKIEASNGGTLFLDEIGDMPLMLQARLLRVLAEGEITPLGQIKPVRIDLHVICATHRDLAGAVAQGEFREDLYYRISGVRIGLLSLRERQDRLALIEQVFAQLRESDSVVLDAQALQVLGNYHWPGNIRQLKNALQFALCMCDGRAVRITDLPDEVFPPAPGEPVCQDVSSVPDAAAVPPHRLVSLGASATTPADGASATEQEGEAAQILGALQQHRWVVIRAAQALGISRSTLHRKIRKYGLTDA; from the coding sequence ATGAATCGCCACAATTCTCAACGACATCACCCTCGAGCTCCCGAGACTGGCAAGACGCAACAGGGCGCTCCACAGCAGGCTGCCCCCGAAATCCTTGGGTCCTGGCAGCGCTGCATCGAAGACTATCATCTGGATCCGGGTCGCAGCCTGCGGGTGCCACGTCTGAGCGACAGCGAGCTGCAAGAGGCCCGCAGCCTGCAGGACAGCCTGCTGCATTCGGCCGATCCCGTGTTCGAACGCCTGCGTCATCTGGGCGGCAATTCCGGTTACTGCGTGCTGGTGTCGGATGCGAATGGCATCGTGCTGCGCGAGTACATCGACTCCAACCGGGGCCAGGAACTGGCCGAAAAGGGCCTGAGCGTCGGTACTGTCTGGAGCGAGAACCTGGTCGGCACCAATGGCCTGGGTACCTGCCTGGCCACCGGGGAGGCGCTGACCGTCTATGCCGGCGAGCATTTCGGCCGCGAGTTGCAGCGTTTCAGTTGTTCCAGCGCACCGCTGATTGCCCCCGATGGCGATATTATTGGCACGCTGGATATCTCGACCTATGCCCAGGGGGACAAGATTGGGCAGGGACTGGCGCTGAACCTGGTGTGCGATACCGCCGATCAGATTGAAGCGGCCATGTTTCGTTACGCCTATGCCCGGCATCATCTGCTGGCCCTGGTACGCTCGCCACTGGCGGATGCAGGCCAGTCCAACGCGCTGCTGGCGGTGAACGATTCCGGCTGGATACTGGGGGCGACCTCCGCGGCCCTGTTGCAGCTGGGAGTGCTCGAACGCTGCCTGATTGTGGGCCAGGGGCTCGCGACCCTGACCGGCGCCAGTCTTGAGGACGTGCAGCGTGCCCCCTGGTCACTGCAGCAGGGGCAGGGCAGTGGTTGCTGGCTGATGCGCCTGGCAGGCGACACGCCGCGCCCCCATGCCCCCGCGCCGGCGGCCAGTAATTCTGCCGCAAGGCCGCATATCGATTCGCAGCTCTATCGCGCCGCGGGCGGCGATCCGACGCTGCAGCGCAATGCCGATATCTGTCATCGGGTACTGAACCGGGATATCTGTATCCTGTTGCAGGGCGAAACCGGTACCGGCAAGGAAGTCTGGGCCCGGGCCATCCACGACAGCAGTGCTCGTCATGACAAGCCCTTTGTTACCCTGAACTGCGCCGCCATTCCCGAATCCCTGATTGAAAGCGAGCTGTTTGGCTATAGCGCCGGTACCTTTACCGGTGGCCTCAAGGGCGGCAAGGTTGGCAAGATCGAAGCCAGTAACGGCGGTACCCTGTTTCTGGATGAAATCGGCGATATGCCACTCATGCTGCAGGCCCGCCTGCTGCGGGTGCTGGCCGAGGGGGAGATTACGCCGCTGGGGCAGATCAAGCCGGTTCGTATCGACCTGCACGTTATCTGCGCCACCCACCGGGACCTCGCCGGGGCTGTGGCCCAGGGTGAATTCCGTGAGGATCTGTATTATCGCATCAGCGGTGTTCGCATAGGCCTGCTGAGCTTGCGCGAGCGCCAGGACAGGCTGGCGCTGATTGAGCAGGTGTTTGCGCAGTTGCGCGAGTCCGATTCAGTTGTGCTGGATGCTCAGGCATTGCAGGTGCTCGGCAACTACCACTGGCCTGGCAATATCCGCCAGCTCAAGAACGCGCTGCAGTTCGCGTTGTGCATGTGTGATGGTCGTGCGGTGCGCATTACCGACCTGCCGGATGAGGTATTCCCGCCGGCCCCGGGCGAGCCGGTATGCCAGGATGTCAGCAGTGTGCCGGATGCCGCGGCCGTGCCGCCGCATCGGCTGGTATCCCTGGGCGCTAGCGCCACGACGCCAGCGGACGGAGCCTCAGCGACGGAGCAGGAGGGTGAAGCGGCGCAGATACTCGGCGCCCTGCAACAGCACCGCTGGGTTGTTATACGGGCGGCGCAAGCATTGGGGATCAGCCGTTCTACCCTGCATCGCAAAATCAGGAAGTACGGTCTGACGGATGCCTGA
- a CDS encoding GGDEF/EAL domain-containing response regulator, whose product MDTANTVDRQPLNNSVIMMLDDEPIIIDLIQIFLEDLGYTNFTGITDSVTAVDKIVECQPDLLFLDLVMPEVDGFEVLAKLRNNEATQHLPVIVLTSSSDAQSKLQALELGATDFLAKPVNESELALRLRNILTVKAYQNQLMYYDSLTGLPNRKLCQVRLGQSLAYAEKDQRALAVLNLNLYGLRTVQDSFGSSVCDKLLKQIAAELLECVRASDVVAFTGNDQIWRGMSRVGDDEFLIVLSGLRSASEATFVASRLLSILKIPMHLEQQDIQVNACVGISTYPEDGRDPQALMQSASQAASEARLGGPYQVQFFSSDENLRLRERMRLESDLRRALADESFYLAFQPQLDARTRKVVGAETLLRWTHPERGPVSPAVFIPVAESSGLMEELGHWVFKTACRQAAQWHHNGTDVSVSINVSSQQFNSGNFIASIRECLAETGVNPARVMVELTESIAVSNVDSNIRILHELKSLGLELSVDDFGTGYSSLRYIKDFPLDEIKIDKAFIDGLPAQKGDVAIVSAILMMARRLGMKVVAEGVENVDQYEYLVQQDCDEIQGYFFSRPLSAEDFEAFCNQCSSRAAPVF is encoded by the coding sequence ATGGATACAGCCAATACAGTCGATCGTCAGCCTCTGAATAATTCTGTCATCATGATGCTGGACGATGAACCCATTATCATCGACCTGATTCAGATCTTTCTGGAAGACCTGGGATATACCAATTTCACCGGTATCACCGACTCCGTGACGGCGGTGGACAAGATCGTCGAATGTCAGCCGGATTTGCTGTTTCTCGATCTGGTCATGCCCGAGGTCGACGGTTTTGAGGTGCTGGCCAAACTCAGGAACAATGAAGCGACACAGCACCTTCCCGTGATCGTGCTGACCTCATCCAGTGATGCCCAGAGCAAGCTGCAGGCGCTGGAACTGGGCGCTACGGATTTTCTGGCAAAGCCGGTTAACGAAAGTGAGCTGGCGTTGCGCCTGCGCAATATTCTCACCGTCAAGGCCTACCAGAACCAGCTTATGTATTACGACTCCCTGACCGGTTTGCCCAATCGCAAGCTGTGTCAGGTCCGTCTGGGTCAAAGCCTGGCCTATGCCGAAAAGGATCAGCGTGCTCTGGCGGTACTGAATCTAAACCTCTACGGTTTGCGCACGGTGCAGGACAGCTTTGGCAGCAGCGTATGCGACAAGCTTCTCAAGCAGATCGCGGCGGAGCTGCTCGAATGCGTCCGCGCGTCCGATGTCGTGGCCTTTACCGGTAATGATCAAATCTGGCGCGGCATGTCCCGGGTCGGGGATGACGAATTCCTGATTGTGCTGTCGGGCCTGCGCTCGGCCAGTGAAGCGACCTTCGTGGCCAGTCGGCTGCTCAGCATTCTCAAGATCCCGATGCACCTTGAGCAGCAGGATATTCAGGTGAACGCCTGCGTCGGCATCTCGACCTATCCCGAGGACGGACGTGATCCGCAAGCCCTGATGCAGTCTGCCAGTCAGGCGGCCAGTGAGGCGCGCCTTGGCGGGCCATACCAGGTGCAGTTTTTCTCCAGTGACGAGAATCTGCGTCTGCGCGAACGCATGCGGCTTGAGAGTGACCTGCGCCGGGCACTGGCGGATGAAAGCTTCTATCTTGCCTTTCAGCCGCAGCTCGACGCCCGCACGCGCAAGGTCGTGGGTGCCGAGACGTTGCTGCGCTGGACGCATCCGGAACGAGGCCCGGTTTCGCCGGCGGTTTTCATTCCCGTGGCCGAAAGCAGCGGCCTGATGGAGGAACTCGGTCACTGGGTCTTCAAAACCGCCTGTCGGCAGGCAGCACAATGGCATCACAATGGCACCGATGTCAGTGTCTCGATCAATGTCTCGAGCCAGCAGTTCAACAGTGGCAACTTTATTGCCAGCATACGCGAGTGTCTTGCCGAAACCGGCGTTAATCCGGCCAGGGTGATGGTCGAGCTGACCGAGAGTATTGCGGTCTCCAATGTCGACTCCAACATCCGCATCCTGCATGAGCTCAAGAGCCTCGGCCTGGAGCTGTCGGTGGATGATTTTGGTACCGGCTATTCGTCCCTGCGCTATATCAAGGACTTTCCGCTGGATGAAATCAAGATCGACAAGGCGTTTATCGACGGTCTGCCGGCCCAGAAGGGCGATGTCGCCATTGTTTCGGCCATCCTGATGATGGCGCGCCGCCTGGGCATGAAGGTGGTGGCCGAAGGGGTGGAAAACGTGGACCAGTACGAGTACCTGGTGCAGCAGGACTGTGATGAAATCCAGGGATACTTTTTCTCCAGACCCCTGAGCGCAGAGGATTTTGAGGCCTTCTGTAACCAGTGCAGCAGCCGGGCGGCGCCGGTGTTCTGA